From a region of the Thermomonas sp. HDW16 genome:
- a CDS encoding DMT family transporter: protein MVNTQLRAALLMLASTVGFGLMAICIRLASQTEPTWEVAFFRNAFGFLSLLPILLWPVLRQGDRPLARFAQSVRTTQFPRYIVRCAIGIVSMYCGFWAIGHLPLSQAISLAYSSPIFITIAAALWLGERVRLRRWLAVAAGFIGVLVIVQPWSHAFTQGTLVAVGAAMMNALVAIQIKQLSRVDKADTIVFWTYVLWVPMSLLPALFVWHPPQGITWLWLVLSGVLGTAGQLLWTRALKLGEVSALTPISFVQLPIVTLAGWLLFSEKIDGATLLGAAIILSATFYIAHREARLARQAASQAPSEAAKPGE, encoded by the coding sequence ATCGTGAATACCCAACTGCGCGCTGCCCTGCTGATGCTGGCCAGCACGGTCGGTTTCGGCCTGATGGCGATCTGCATCCGCCTGGCTTCGCAAACCGAACCGACCTGGGAAGTGGCGTTCTTCCGCAATGCCTTCGGCTTCCTCTCGTTGCTGCCGATCCTGCTGTGGCCGGTGTTGCGCCAGGGCGACCGCCCGCTAGCGCGCTTCGCGCAAAGCGTGCGTACCACCCAGTTCCCCCGCTACATCGTGCGCTGCGCGATCGGCATCGTGAGCATGTATTGCGGGTTCTGGGCGATCGGCCACCTGCCGCTGTCGCAGGCGATTTCGCTGGCGTATTCCTCGCCGATCTTCATCACGATCGCCGCCGCGCTGTGGCTGGGCGAGCGCGTACGCCTGCGTCGCTGGCTGGCAGTGGCGGCCGGTTTCATCGGCGTACTGGTGATCGTGCAGCCGTGGTCGCATGCGTTCACGCAAGGCACCCTGGTCGCGGTGGGCGCGGCGATGATGAACGCGCTGGTCGCGATCCAGATCAAGCAGCTCTCGCGCGTGGACAAGGCCGACACCATCGTGTTCTGGACCTACGTGCTGTGGGTGCCGATGTCGCTGCTGCCTGCGCTGTTCGTCTGGCATCCGCCGCAGGGCATCACCTGGCTGTGGCTGGTGCTGTCCGGCGTGCTGGGCACGGCCGGCCAACTGCTGTGGACGCGCGCGCTCAAGTTGGGCGAAGTGTCGGCATTGACCCCGATCAGCTTCGTGCAGCTACCCATCGTGACCCTGGCCGGCTGGTTGTTGTTCTCCGAGAAGATCGACGGCGCAACACTGCTGGGGGCGGCGATCATCCTCTCCGCCACTTTCTACATCGCGCATCGCGAAGCGCGGCTCGCGCGACAAGCCGCTTCGCAGGCACCGAGCGAAGCCGCCAAACCCGGCGAGTGA
- the murB gene encoding UDP-N-acetylmuramate dehydrogenase has translation MSGTYRIVENARLDARNTFGVPAVAPMLVEVADVAALPELFGYAMLRDGPVLVLGGGSNLLFAGDLPGAALSLTAQRIETIEDDGNIAIVRADAGVVWHDFVLWTLGHGLCGLENLSLIPGTVGAAPIQNIGAYGVEVRDHIHAVKAFDRRNGGFVRFDAADCAFAYRDSLFKHDPERYIVTAVEFALSRTPALKLDYAGIGEELQAMGIDGTPRASQVAEAVIRIRQRKLPDPALLGNAGSFFKNPIVPMAQAEALFADNAKMPMFRGSSDDTRKLSAAWLIDQCGWKGHREGDAGVSDAHALVLVNHGQATGAQLLDLARRIAASVQQRFGVAIEPEPRIIGATW, from the coding sequence ATGAGCGGCACCTACCGCATCGTGGAGAATGCGCGCCTCGACGCGCGCAATACCTTCGGCGTACCCGCCGTCGCACCGATGCTGGTCGAAGTGGCGGATGTCGCCGCGCTGCCGGAACTGTTCGGTTACGCCATGCTGCGCGACGGCCCGGTGCTGGTGCTCGGTGGCGGCAGCAACCTGCTGTTCGCAGGCGACCTACCCGGTGCAGCGCTGTCGCTGACCGCACAGCGCATCGAGACCATCGAAGACGATGGAAACATCGCCATCGTCCGCGCCGATGCCGGCGTGGTCTGGCACGACTTCGTGCTGTGGACGCTGGGCCATGGCCTGTGCGGCCTCGAGAATCTTTCGTTGATCCCGGGCACCGTTGGCGCCGCGCCGATCCAGAACATCGGCGCTTACGGCGTTGAAGTGCGCGATCACATCCATGCCGTTAAGGCCTTCGACCGTCGCAACGGCGGCTTCGTGCGCTTCGATGCCGCCGACTGCGCCTTCGCCTACCGCGATTCGCTGTTCAAGCACGATCCGGAACGCTACATCGTCACTGCGGTGGAATTCGCGCTATCGCGCACGCCGGCACTGAAGCTGGACTACGCCGGCATCGGCGAGGAATTGCAGGCGATGGGAATCGACGGCACGCCGCGCGCCTCGCAAGTGGCCGAAGCCGTCATCCGCATCCGCCAACGCAAGTTGCCTGATCCGGCGCTGCTGGGCAATGCCGGCAGTTTCTTCAAGAACCCCATCGTGCCGATGGCGCAAGCCGAAGCACTATTCGCCGATAACGCCAAGATGCCGATGTTCCGCGGCAGTAGCGACGACACCCGAAAACTGTCGGCAGCTTGGCTGATCGACCAATGCGGCTGGAAGGGCCATCGCGAAGGCGATGCCGGCGTCTCCGACGCGCATGCGCTGGTGCTGGTCAACCATGGCCAAGCCACGGGCGCGCAATTGCTGGACCTGGCCCGCCGCATCGCCGCTTCGGTGCAGCAGCGCTTCGGCGTGGCGATCGAACCAGAGCCGCGCATCATTGGCGCCACCTGGTGA
- the thrC gene encoding threonine synthase, whose protein sequence is MRMLSTRGVAPPASISDAIAAGLAPDGGLYMPESLPTFAPTDFDDDATLAQVAKHLLQPFFAGDALERELDAICDTAFAIEPPLRAFGESGDFILELFHGATAAFKDYGAGFLAAALAALPRGNKPLTIIVATSGDTGAAVGAAFHRKPGVRVAILYPDGRVSPRQAHQLGCFGDNVRAFRVAGSFDDCQRLVKTLLSDAAFKQEVPLGSANSISLGRLLPQMAYYAHASLAHSRATGRSLNFVVPTGNLGNAMACFLARRMSLPIGRIVLANNANDVLAKFFAGDDYAPQSSLSTLANAMDVGAPNNFERLQWLEPDATALRTQLSAESVDDDEIRDTIVDAFQRHGETICPHTACAVRVLQRLRAEGVEGVEGDWAVVSTAHPAKFPEVVEPLIGREVPLPPALAAMLERPSHAQALADDAGALRAILHD, encoded by the coding sequence ATGAGGATGTTGAGCACGCGCGGCGTCGCCCCACCCGCTTCGATCAGCGATGCCATCGCCGCCGGCCTCGCGCCGGATGGCGGCCTGTACATGCCTGAATCGCTGCCGACGTTCGCACCAACGGATTTCGATGACGATGCGACGCTGGCGCAAGTCGCCAAGCACCTGCTTCAGCCATTCTTCGCGGGCGATGCGCTGGAACGCGAACTCGACGCGATCTGCGACACCGCCTTCGCCATCGAACCGCCGCTGCGTGCGTTCGGCGAGTCGGGCGACTTCATCCTCGAGCTGTTCCACGGCGCCACCGCCGCATTCAAGGATTACGGCGCGGGCTTCCTGGCGGCGGCGCTGGCCGCACTCCCGCGTGGCAACAAACCGTTGACGATCATTGTGGCGACCTCCGGCGATACCGGCGCCGCGGTCGGTGCCGCCTTCCATCGCAAACCCGGCGTGCGCGTGGCGATCCTGTATCCGGATGGCCGCGTGTCTCCGCGGCAGGCTCACCAGCTGGGTTGCTTCGGCGACAACGTGCGCGCGTTCCGCGTGGCCGGCAGCTTCGACGACTGCCAGCGACTGGTGAAGACCCTGCTGTCCGATGCCGCGTTCAAGCAGGAGGTGCCGCTGGGCTCGGCCAACAGCATCAGCCTGGGCCGGCTGCTGCCGCAGATGGCCTATTACGCGCACGCATCGCTGGCGCATTCGCGCGCCACCGGTCGATCGCTGAATTTCGTGGTGCCCACCGGCAACCTGGGCAATGCGATGGCCTGTTTCCTGGCCCGGCGCATGAGCCTGCCCATCGGCCGCATCGTGCTGGCGAACAATGCCAACGATGTGCTGGCGAAATTCTTCGCAGGTGACGACTACGCGCCGCAATCCAGCCTGTCCACCTTGGCGAATGCGATGGACGTGGGCGCACCGAACAACTTCGAACGCCTGCAATGGCTGGAACCCGACGCCACGGCGTTGCGCACGCAGCTGTCGGCCGAATCGGTGGACGACGACGAGATCCGCGACACCATCGTCGATGCATTCCAGCGCCACGGCGAAACCATCTGCCCGCACACCGCCTGCGCGGTGCGGGTGCTGCAGCGACTGCGCGCGGAGGGCGTGGAGGGCGTGGAGGGCGACTGGGCGGTGGTCTCGACCGCGCATCCGGCCAAGTTCCCGGAGGTGGTGGAACCGCTGATCGGCCGCGAGGTGCCGCTGCCGCCGGCCTTGGCGGCGATGCTGGAACGGCCCAGCCACGCGCAAGCGCTGGCCGATGATGCCGGCGCACTGCGAGCCATATTGCACGATTGA
- a CDS encoding phosphatase PAP2 family protein: MSKKNTGAPAPTPAELVDDARFGIDFLWRRWKRLLLAFVGVLLPLWGFGALAEELHDGEAFFFDEPLLRLAHDLASHGWDRLFLLSSKLGYEWGVVPFDIALVLVLAALRKRREGLFAGTALVGSALLNLGAKRFFARERPSLWESIAPESTFSFPSGHAMGSMTLAVVLVLLAWRTRWRWWVAVPAVLFAVTVGLSRVYLGVHYPSDILAGWAAATAWVVFVYLLVFAHGERPWRAATG; the protein is encoded by the coding sequence ATGTCGAAAAAAAATACGGGCGCACCGGCTCCCACGCCGGCTGAGCTGGTCGACGACGCACGCTTCGGCATCGACTTCCTGTGGCGTCGCTGGAAGCGCTTGCTGCTGGCCTTCGTCGGCGTGCTGCTGCCGTTGTGGGGATTCGGCGCGCTTGCCGAGGAACTGCACGACGGCGAGGCCTTCTTTTTCGACGAACCCTTGCTCCGGCTGGCCCACGACCTGGCCAGCCATGGATGGGATCGGTTGTTCCTGCTGTCTTCGAAGCTCGGTTACGAATGGGGGGTGGTGCCGTTCGACATCGCGCTGGTGTTGGTGCTGGCCGCGTTGCGCAAGCGTCGCGAGGGCCTGTTCGCTGGGACGGCGTTGGTGGGCTCGGCCTTGCTTAACCTCGGCGCAAAGCGGTTCTTCGCGCGCGAGCGGCCATCGCTCTGGGAGTCGATCGCGCCGGAGAGCACCTTCAGTTTTCCCAGCGGCCATGCGATGGGCTCGATGACGCTGGCGGTGGTATTGGTATTGCTGGCCTGGCGCACGCGTTGGCGCTGGTGGGTCGCAGTGCCGGCGGTGTTGTTCGCGGTGACGGTCGGTTTGTCGCGCGTGTACCTCGGCGTGCATTACCCGTCGGACATCCTGGCCGGTTGGGCCGCTGCCACCGCATGGGTGGTGTTCGTCTACCTGCTGGTGTTTGCCCATGGCGAACGCCCTTGGCGGGCCGCCACGGGCTGA
- a CDS encoding aldehyde dehydrogenase family protein produces the protein MSHPVLTALGLSAVESGTYLGNGEWSKTSDAGVIEPINPTTGEVLGRVHASSKADYDTIVERAQAAFKVWRTTPAPRRGEAIRLCADALRAHKDALGSLVALEMGKSKPEGDGEVQEMIDIGEFAVGLSRQLYGLTMHSERPGHRMYEQWHPIGIVGIISAFNFPVAVWAWNSFVAAICGDISIWKPSPKTPLSAIASMKICNEALRKGGFPDIFFLFNDAGTELASEFVDDKRIPLISFTGSTKVGRTVGERCARRMGRSLLELGGNNAIIVDETADLKLAIPAIAFGAVGTAGQRCTTTRRLIVHESVYDDVLAKLIAAYKQVEKKIGDPTDPTNLMGPLNSKDGVDAYLDSIAKAKAAGGKVETGGEAIDRPGNFVLPAIVTGLTNDAEIVQHETFAPILYVMKYRELDEAIDMQNAVPQGLSSSIFTTNLKRAEAFLAASGSDCGIANVNIGTSGAEIGGAFGGEKETGGGRESGSDAWKAYMRRQTNTINYSDALPLAQGIKFDL, from the coding sequence ATGTCGCACCCCGTCCTCACCGCGCTCGGCCTTTCGGCCGTTGAATCCGGCACCTACCTCGGCAATGGCGAATGGTCGAAGACCAGCGATGCCGGCGTGATCGAGCCGATCAATCCGACCACCGGCGAGGTGCTGGGCCGCGTGCATGCGTCCTCCAAGGCCGACTACGACACCATCGTCGAGCGCGCCCAGGCCGCGTTCAAGGTGTGGCGCACCACTCCGGCGCCGCGCCGTGGCGAGGCGATCCGCCTGTGCGCCGATGCGTTGCGCGCGCACAAGGACGCGCTGGGTTCGCTGGTCGCGCTGGAAATGGGCAAGTCCAAGCCGGAAGGCGATGGCGAAGTGCAGGAAATGATCGATATCGGCGAATTCGCCGTGGGCCTGTCGCGCCAGCTGTACGGCCTGACCATGCATTCCGAACGCCCGGGTCACCGCATGTACGAGCAGTGGCACCCGATCGGCATCGTCGGGATCATCAGCGCGTTCAACTTCCCGGTCGCGGTGTGGGCGTGGAACTCGTTCGTCGCGGCGATCTGCGGCGACATCAGCATCTGGAAGCCGTCGCCGAAGACCCCGCTGTCCGCCATCGCCTCGATGAAGATCTGCAACGAAGCGCTGCGCAAGGGCGGCTTCCCGGACATCTTCTTCCTGTTCAACGATGCCGGCACCGAGCTCGCCTCCGAGTTCGTCGACGACAAGCGCATCCCGCTGATCAGCTTCACCGGCAGCACCAAGGTTGGCCGCACGGTCGGCGAGCGTTGCGCGCGCCGCATGGGCCGCAGCCTGCTGGAACTGGGCGGCAACAACGCGATCATCGTCGATGAAACCGCCGACCTGAAGCTGGCGATCCCGGCCATCGCGTTCGGCGCGGTCGGCACCGCCGGCCAGCGCTGCACCACCACCCGCCGCCTGATCGTGCACGAATCCGTCTACGACGACGTGCTGGCCAAGCTGATCGCCGCGTACAAGCAGGTCGAGAAGAAGATCGGCGATCCCACCGACCCGACCAACCTGATGGGCCCGCTCAACAGCAAGGACGGCGTGGACGCCTACCTCGACTCCATCGCCAAGGCCAAGGCCGCGGGCGGCAAGGTCGAGACCGGCGGCGAAGCGATCGACCGCCCGGGCAACTTCGTGTTGCCGGCCATCGTCACCGGCCTGACCAACGATGCCGAGATCGTCCAGCACGAGACCTTCGCGCCGATCCTGTACGTGATGAAGTACCGCGAGCTCGACGAAGCCATCGACATGCAGAACGCCGTGCCGCAGGGCCTGTCGTCCTCGATCTTCACCACCAACCTCAAGCGCGCGGAAGCCTTCCTGGCCGCCAGCGGTTCCGATTGCGGCATCGCCAACGTCAATATCGGCACCAGCGGTGCGGAGATCGGTGGCGCGTTCGGTGGCGAGAAGGAAACCGGCGGTGGCCGCGAATCCGGCTCCGATGCGTGGAAGGCCTATATGCGCCGGCAAACCAATACCATCAACTACTCCGACGCACTGCCGCTGGCGCAGGGCATCAAGTTCGACCTGTAA
- a CDS encoding homoserine kinase, whose product MIRIVKAFSPGSVGNIGVGFDIIGHSIAGIGDTATVRRIDEPTVRISAIRGTVTDLPLEAECNTAGMALISLRDALALPFGFEIEIDKGIPLGSGLGGSAASCVAALVAANALLDAPLSAEDLYPHALNGEAVASGGKHGDNVGPMLLGGLVLATAERLTKIHVPSEWHAAVVHPHAVLETRQARAALAGHYALGEFVAQSAQLAQVLLGCERGDASLVRAGLDDLLVEPRRAPLIVGFDAVKRAALDAGAMGASISGAGPSVFAWCESRADAERAATGMAAAFAQAGFDSDVHLTPIAGPAAAVIA is encoded by the coding sequence GTGATTCGTATCGTCAAAGCCTTCTCGCCAGGCTCGGTGGGCAATATCGGCGTCGGCTTCGACATCATCGGCCACAGCATCGCCGGCATCGGCGATACCGCCACGGTGCGCCGCATCGATGAACCGACCGTCCGCATCAGCGCGATCCGCGGTACCGTCACCGACCTGCCACTTGAAGCGGAGTGCAATACCGCCGGCATGGCGTTGATCTCGTTGCGCGACGCGCTGGCCTTGCCGTTCGGCTTCGAGATCGAAATCGACAAGGGCATTCCGCTCGGCTCCGGGCTGGGCGGTTCGGCCGCATCGTGCGTGGCGGCGCTGGTCGCGGCAAACGCATTACTCGATGCGCCACTCTCCGCCGAAGACTTGTATCCGCACGCACTCAACGGCGAAGCCGTCGCCAGCGGCGGCAAGCATGGCGACAACGTCGGGCCGATGCTGCTGGGCGGCCTGGTGCTGGCCACCGCCGAACGCCTGACGAAAATCCATGTGCCAAGCGAGTGGCACGCTGCCGTCGTGCACCCGCATGCGGTGCTGGAAACCCGGCAGGCGCGTGCGGCACTCGCCGGCCATTACGCATTGGGCGAATTCGTCGCGCAGAGTGCACAACTCGCACAGGTGCTGCTGGGCTGCGAGCGCGGCGATGCCTCGCTGGTACGCGCCGGGCTTGATGATTTGCTGGTAGAGCCGCGCCGCGCGCCGCTGATCGTCGGTTTCGACGCGGTGAAGCGCGCAGCACTGGACGCCGGCGCGATGGGCGCCAGCATTTCCGGTGCAGGCCCCAGCGTCTTCGCCTGGTGCGAATCGCGCGCCGACGCCGAACGCGCCGCCACAGGCATGGCTGCTGCATTCGCGCAGGCCGGTTTCGACAGCGACGTGCACCTCACGCCCATCGCCGGCCCGGCTGCGGCGGTGATCGCATGA
- a CDS encoding quinone-dependent dihydroorotate dehydrogenase has protein sequence MYGLARPFLFAFDAERAHGLGLASMEAAYRSGLNPLLATTPKPLPTKAFGLTFQNPVGLAAGLDKNGAHIDALMALGFGFIEIGTTTPRPQPGNPKPRMFRLPEQQAVINRLGFNNEGVDALVRNVERARRDRALLGINIGKNKDTPNESAESDYLFCLERVYPLADYITVNISSPNTAGLRELQEEQALRRLVGTLREAQEKFGAQHGKRVPMLVKIAPDLSESDIEAAGRVLGDLGVDGVIAGNTTIAREGVEGARFADEVGGLSGAPLMGKSTAVLRMLRTRLPEAIPLIGVGGILHGADAATKQAAGASLVQMYTGLIYRGPALIGECVEALRRRKEAPSRGTLPPG, from the coding sequence TTGTACGGACTCGCCCGCCCCTTCCTGTTCGCCTTCGATGCCGAGCGCGCGCACGGCCTCGGCCTGGCGTCGATGGAGGCTGCCTACCGCAGCGGCCTGAACCCGCTGCTGGCAACCACGCCCAAGCCGTTGCCGACCAAGGCATTCGGGCTGACTTTCCAGAACCCGGTCGGCCTTGCCGCCGGGCTGGACAAGAACGGCGCGCATATCGATGCCTTGATGGCATTGGGCTTCGGCTTCATCGAGATCGGCACCACTACCCCGCGCCCGCAACCCGGCAACCCGAAGCCACGCATGTTCCGCCTGCCGGAGCAGCAAGCGGTCATCAATCGCCTGGGCTTCAACAACGAGGGCGTGGACGCGCTGGTACGCAATGTCGAACGCGCGCGTCGCGACCGCGCCCTGCTCGGCATCAATATCGGCAAGAACAAGGACACGCCGAACGAATCGGCGGAATCCGATTACCTGTTCTGCCTGGAACGCGTGTATCCGTTGGCCGACTACATCACGGTGAACATCTCATCGCCGAACACTGCCGGCCTGCGCGAGTTGCAGGAAGAGCAGGCGCTGCGACGGCTAGTCGGCACTCTGCGCGAAGCGCAGGAAAAATTCGGTGCACAGCACGGCAAGCGGGTGCCGATGCTGGTGAAGATCGCGCCCGACCTCAGCGAAAGCGACATCGAGGCCGCCGGCCGCGTGCTCGGTGACCTTGGCGTCGATGGCGTGATCGCCGGCAATACCACCATTGCCCGCGAAGGCGTGGAAGGCGCGCGTTTCGCCGATGAAGTCGGCGGCCTGTCCGGCGCACCATTGATGGGCAAGTCCACCGCGGTGCTGCGCATGCTGCGCACGCGCCTGCCGGAAGCGATCCCGCTGATCGGCGTAGGCGGCATCCTGCATGGCGCCGATGCCGCGACCAAGCAGGCCGCTGGCGCGAGCCTGGTGCAGATGTATACCGGCTTGATCTATCGCGGTCCTGCGCTGATCGGCGAGTGCGTAGAAGCGCTGCGCCGCCGCAAGGAAGCACCGAGCCGCGGGACCTTGCCGCCCGGATGA
- a CDS encoding beta-galactosidase family protein encodes MHRRWLTAILLAVALSGPALAAAPQSFAIEGRHFLRDGKPHVIRSGEIHYPRVPRAYWRDRMQKARAMGLNTIQTYVFWNLHEPEPGKFDFSGNLDIAEFVRIAGEEGLDVIVRPGPYICTELDFGGFPAWLLRTPGLRVRSMDSRFIAASARYMQRVGQELAPLMVTRGGPIVMAQVENEYGSFGRDRDYMQAIKQQMLDAGFDIPLFTADGAGPSYFEGGPMPGVTAVINFGGGLKDTQDSFAELEKFRPGGPRMVGEYWAGWFDHWGETHHVTDPEEEAKALDWMLSNDISFSLYMWHGGTSFGWQPGANGGGASTPYQPDTTSYDYDGALDEAGGITRKYRLFREVIAKHLAPGETLPEIPQSASPIAVPRFALTESVTLRDALPRLGKPQTHYFPRSMEDLGQNYGFVLYRKRLDAAAKGKLDINEVRDYATVMANGKVIGTLDRRFGERGFETDIAAGTTLDVLVENMGRINFGSKLVDEYKGITRSVRIGDEQLNDWTMYPLPLDDLSALQFRKDASAATQPVFRRGHFALKNVGDTFLDTRELGKGHVWVNGHHLGRYWQIGPQQTLYVPGVWLKPGRNEVVVLEVEGGSGRSLQGLTAPVFSNPPNADKPKSAASP; translated from the coding sequence ATGCATCGTCGTTGGTTGACCGCCATCCTCTTGGCCGTGGCGCTATCGGGCCCGGCACTTGCCGCCGCACCGCAGAGTTTCGCCATCGAAGGCCGGCACTTCCTGCGCGACGGCAAGCCGCACGTGATCCGTTCCGGCGAGATCCATTACCCGCGCGTGCCGCGTGCGTACTGGCGCGATCGCATGCAGAAGGCGCGCGCGATGGGCTTGAACACGATCCAGACCTATGTGTTCTGGAACCTGCACGAACCCGAGCCCGGCAAGTTCGATTTCAGCGGCAACCTGGACATCGCCGAATTCGTCCGCATCGCCGGCGAGGAAGGCCTGGACGTGATCGTGCGCCCGGGGCCGTACATCTGCACGGAATTGGATTTCGGCGGATTTCCTGCATGGTTGTTGCGCACGCCGGGCCTGCGCGTGCGCAGCATGGACTCGCGCTTCATCGCGGCCAGTGCGCGCTACATGCAGCGCGTCGGCCAGGAGCTCGCGCCGCTGATGGTGACTCGCGGCGGCCCGATCGTGATGGCCCAGGTCGAGAACGAATACGGATCGTTCGGTCGTGACCGCGACTACATGCAGGCGATCAAGCAGCAAATGCTGGACGCCGGTTTCGACATCCCGCTGTTCACCGCGGATGGTGCCGGCCCCAGCTATTTCGAAGGTGGCCCGATGCCGGGCGTGACTGCGGTCATCAACTTCGGTGGTGGCCTCAAGGACACGCAGGACTCGTTCGCGGAACTCGAGAAATTCCGTCCAGGTGGCCCGCGCATGGTCGGCGAATACTGGGCGGGTTGGTTCGACCATTGGGGCGAAACGCACCACGTCACCGATCCGGAGGAAGAAGCGAAGGCACTGGACTGGATGCTGAGCAACGACATCTCCTTCAGCCTGTACATGTGGCACGGCGGCACCAGCTTCGGCTGGCAGCCGGGTGCCAATGGCGGAGGCGCGTCGACGCCGTACCAGCCGGACACCACCAGCTACGACTACGACGGCGCGCTGGACGAAGCCGGCGGCATCACCAGGAAGTACCGCTTGTTCCGCGAGGTCATCGCCAAGCATCTGGCGCCGGGCGAAACCCTGCCGGAGATTCCGCAAAGCGCATCACCCATCGCGGTGCCGCGGTTTGCGTTGACCGAATCGGTCACGCTGCGCGACGCATTGCCACGGCTCGGCAAACCGCAGACGCATTACTTCCCGCGCAGCATGGAAGACCTCGGCCAGAACTACGGCTTCGTGCTGTACCGCAAGCGCCTGGATGCCGCCGCGAAGGGCAAGCTCGACATCAACGAAGTACGCGACTACGCCACGGTGATGGCGAACGGCAAGGTCATCGGCACGTTGGATCGCCGCTTCGGCGAGCGTGGCTTCGAGACCGACATCGCCGCCGGCACCACCCTGGATGTGCTGGTCGAGAACATGGGTCGGATCAATTTCGGCAGCAAGCTGGTCGACGAATACAAGGGCATCACCCGCTCGGTGCGGATCGGCGACGAACAACTGAACGATTGGACGATGTACCCGCTGCCGCTGGACGACCTGTCCGCACTGCAATTCCGCAAGGATGCGTCGGCGGCCACGCAACCGGTGTTCCGCCGTGGCCATTTCGCGTTGAAGAACGTCGGCGACACCTTCCTGGACACGCGCGAACTCGGCAAGGGCCATGTCTGGGTCAACGGCCATCACCTGGGCCGCTACTGGCAGATCGGCCCACAACAGACCCTCTACGTCCCCGGTGTCTGGCTGAAGCCGGGCCGCAACGAAGTGGTGGTGCTGGAAGTCGAAGGCGGCAGCGGTCGTTCGCTGCAAGGCCTGACCGCGCCGGTATTTTCCAATCCGCCCAATGCGGACAAGCCAAAGTCAGCGGCATCACCCTGA
- a CDS encoding DUF4190 domain-containing protein: MNANIRQTSTLAILSLISGVLGWSLLPFLGSIGAVILGHLARSEIRREPDRLDGDGLAVAGLVLGYLSIALGVLFVAAIFLFFGGLVWFAAMFGQ, encoded by the coding sequence ATGAACGCCAACATTCGACAGACCAGCACGCTTGCGATCCTCAGCCTGATTTCCGGCGTGCTCGGCTGGAGCCTGCTGCCCTTCCTGGGCAGCATCGGCGCGGTCATCCTCGGCCACCTGGCGCGCAGTGAAATCCGTCGTGAGCCAGACCGCCTGGATGGCGATGGCCTGGCGGTCGCCGGGCTGGTACTGGGCTACCTGTCGATCGCACTCGGGGTGCTGTTCGTGGCTGCGATCTTCCTGTTCTTCGGCGGACTGGTCTGGTTCGCGGCGATGTTCGGGCAGTAA